A single genomic interval of Microbacterium oleivorans harbors:
- a CDS encoding glycoside hydrolase family 6 protein, with the protein MRRRPRSQPPRQYVVTGHYEPPAPTHRPAAAPRRRRMPRWSWIALIVVGVALIVAAVAIAVSLVTNGLQLLTARPPGVGTVFVAPEESKAARAAAAGGAADEVAAAEYLAAQPTAYWLTPEQDPIGEVGPRVLNLANEARESDATLAVVVYGLPGRDCGNHSAGGLDEADYETWTSQIGTALRSAKDVTKVVVVEPDSLALAPECGNVAERVEQLRGAIGRLTGPDTWVYVDGGHSNWLGAETMADLVRQVAGDGVRGFVTNVSNFNSTYDEFAYARALSDRLGGMHALVDTSRNGSGAPSDGEWCNPAGRTVGDPSGTYGDDVVDTNLWIKPPGESDGPCNGGPDAGVWWPQGAVALTQGATG; encoded by the coding sequence GTGAGAAGGCGACCGCGCTCCCAGCCCCCACGGCAATACGTCGTGACCGGGCATTACGAGCCGCCCGCCCCCACCCACCGTCCCGCCGCCGCGCCGCGGCGCCGGCGGATGCCGCGCTGGAGCTGGATCGCTCTCATCGTCGTCGGCGTCGCCCTCATCGTCGCCGCCGTCGCGATCGCCGTGTCGCTCGTGACGAACGGACTCCAGCTGCTCACCGCACGCCCGCCCGGCGTGGGCACGGTCTTCGTCGCACCCGAGGAGTCGAAGGCCGCGCGGGCCGCGGCCGCCGGAGGCGCGGCCGACGAGGTCGCCGCCGCCGAGTACCTCGCGGCGCAGCCGACCGCGTACTGGCTCACCCCGGAGCAGGATCCGATCGGCGAGGTGGGACCGCGCGTGCTGAACCTCGCGAACGAGGCCCGCGAGAGCGACGCCACACTCGCGGTCGTCGTCTACGGGCTGCCGGGGCGCGACTGCGGCAACCACTCCGCGGGCGGCCTCGACGAGGCCGACTACGAGACGTGGACCTCGCAGATCGGCACGGCGCTGCGCTCCGCGAAGGACGTCACGAAGGTCGTGGTCGTCGAGCCCGACAGCCTCGCGCTCGCACCCGAGTGCGGCAACGTCGCCGAGCGGGTCGAGCAGCTGCGCGGCGCGATCGGTCGACTCACCGGACCGGACACGTGGGTGTACGTCGACGGCGGACACTCGAACTGGCTCGGCGCCGAGACGATGGCCGACCTCGTGCGCCAGGTCGCCGGCGACGGGGTGCGCGGGTTCGTGACCAACGTGTCGAACTTCAACAGCACCTACGACGAGTTCGCCTACGCTCGCGCGCTGTCGGACCGGCTCGGGGGCATGCACGCTCTCGTCGACACCTCGCGGAACGGATCCGGCGCGCCGAGCGACGGCGAGTGGTGCAACCCCGCGGGCCGCACCGTCGGCGACCCCAGCGGCACCTACGGCGACGACGTCGTCGATACCAACCTCTGGATCAAGCCCCCCGGCGAGAGCGACGGACCGTGCAACGGCGGGCCGGACGCGGGCGTCTGGTGGCCTCAGGGCGCCGTCGCCCTCACGCAGGGCGCGACGGGCTGA
- a CDS encoding alpha/beta fold hydrolase, whose amino-acid sequence MGDDTDIEPADIDVETVEFDGVRTRVTRVQTAASAGSPRAFVLIAGIGVAATYFDLLAPTLAQQSRVYALDLPGFAGQRAPRSEPSVAFFADQVEAVLDRFGLDDPVLLGHSFGTQIVTEVLTRRPGIRHAVLIGPVVNDRERSVVLQGIRFAQSSLFEPFRLVMLAVSAYLLCGFAYFVRVLPHMMRYPLTERIAQVSAQVLFIRGARDFSSPRYFHSALVDAARDAWRWEIHGAAHSVINGNAIGVAKLTDAFLAGDLARRGQMSEEEARVPQPAYGGIPLMWRAVRYRIREWFSARQGDEVGVEHAKESHAAAMWRAFTGGRR is encoded by the coding sequence ATGGGGGACGACACCGACATCGAGCCGGCCGACATCGACGTCGAGACCGTCGAGTTCGACGGTGTGCGCACGCGCGTGACGCGCGTGCAGACGGCGGCGTCCGCGGGCTCGCCGCGAGCCTTCGTGCTGATCGCCGGCATCGGCGTCGCGGCGACGTACTTCGATCTGCTCGCGCCGACGTTGGCGCAGCAGTCCCGCGTCTACGCCCTCGACCTGCCGGGGTTCGCCGGCCAGCGAGCTCCGCGCTCCGAGCCGTCGGTGGCCTTCTTCGCCGATCAGGTGGAGGCGGTGCTCGACCGGTTCGGGCTCGACGATCCGGTGCTGCTCGGGCACTCGTTCGGCACGCAGATCGTGACCGAGGTGCTCACGCGGCGCCCCGGCATCCGTCACGCCGTGCTGATCGGGCCGGTCGTGAACGACCGCGAGCGGTCGGTCGTGCTACAGGGCATCCGCTTCGCCCAGTCGTCGCTGTTCGAGCCGTTCCGGCTCGTGATGCTCGCCGTCAGCGCATATCTGCTGTGCGGATTCGCGTACTTCGTGCGCGTGCTGCCGCACATGATGCGGTATCCGCTGACGGAGCGGATCGCCCAGGTCTCGGCGCAGGTGCTGTTCATCCGCGGGGCCCGGGACTTCTCGTCGCCCCGATACTTCCATTCGGCGCTCGTCGACGCCGCGCGCGACGCCTGGCGGTGGGAGATTCACGGAGCGGCGCACTCGGTCATCAACGGCAACGCGATCGGCGTGGCCAAGCTCACCGACGCCTTCCTCGCCGGCGATCTGGCGCGGCGCGGCCAGATGTCGGAAGAGGAGGCGCGGGTGCCGCAGCCCGCCTACGGCGGTATCCCGCTGATGTGGCGAGCGGTGCGCTACCGCATCCGCGAATGGTTCAGCGCGCGGCAGGGCGACGAGGTCGGCGTCGAGCACGCCAAGGAGTCGCACGCCGCCGCGATGTGGCGCGCCTTCACCGGCGGGCGGCGCTAG
- a CDS encoding VanZ family protein has translation MAGSVPARVLLAAFLVALAFVAFWPTPVDRDAGWLVSRITDTVPWLTYGRIEFGANILLFVPLGWCAARGWPRWHAAVIPAALGLSVVIEVGQGVALAERTSSVLDVVANTTGAAIGWAIAMPWRNRRPAAAAASTRRDRPASEA, from the coding sequence GTGGCCGGCTCCGTTCCGGCACGGGTGCTGCTCGCGGCGTTCCTCGTCGCGCTCGCCTTCGTCGCGTTCTGGCCGACGCCGGTCGACCGCGACGCGGGGTGGCTGGTGAGCCGCATCACCGACACGGTGCCCTGGCTGACCTACGGGCGGATCGAATTCGGGGCGAACATCCTGCTGTTCGTTCCGCTGGGATGGTGCGCGGCCCGCGGCTGGCCCCGCTGGCACGCCGCCGTCATCCCCGCGGCGCTCGGGCTCTCGGTGGTCATCGAGGTCGGGCAGGGGGTCGCCCTCGCCGAGCGCACCTCGAGCGTGCTCGACGTGGTCGCCAACACGACGGGCGCGGCGATCGGCTGGGCGATCGCGATGCCGTGGCGCAACCGCCGCCCGGCGGCTGCCGCGGCTTCGACGCGCCGTGATCGGCCCGCCTCGGAGGCATGA
- a CDS encoding metal ABC transporter substrate-binding protein, translated as MPKNRRSRVGTALVSLATAAVLLTGCGGAGDPGAETGAGEGEDGRPVVLTTFTVLADIARNVAGDRLDVRSITKVGAEIHGYEPTPRDIAAASDADLILDNGLGLESWFARFVDTADAPHAVVSAGIETIDITGDAYAGKPNPHAWMSPLNVQVYVENIVSAFSDLDPDGADDYAANGAAYAAELQQIHDELVADLATVPESQRALVTCEGAFSYLARDAGLTEAYIWPVNAEQQATPQQIRRTIEFVDDNDVPAVFCESTVSDRPMQQVVEATGATFGGILYVDSLSESGGPVPTYLDLLRHDVDTITTALLGDAS; from the coding sequence ATGCCGAAAAATCGCCGGAGTCGCGTCGGGACCGCCCTCGTCTCCCTCGCAACCGCTGCGGTCCTGCTCACGGGGTGCGGCGGCGCGGGGGACCCGGGCGCCGAGACCGGCGCGGGCGAGGGCGAGGACGGCCGCCCCGTCGTGCTGACGACGTTCACGGTGCTGGCCGACATCGCCCGCAACGTCGCCGGCGACCGACTCGACGTGCGATCGATCACGAAGGTCGGCGCCGAGATCCACGGCTACGAGCCGACGCCGCGCGACATCGCCGCGGCATCCGACGCCGATCTCATCCTCGACAACGGGCTCGGGCTCGAGTCGTGGTTCGCGCGCTTCGTCGACACCGCGGACGCCCCGCACGCCGTCGTCTCCGCGGGTATCGAGACGATCGACATCACCGGCGACGCCTACGCGGGCAAGCCGAACCCGCACGCCTGGATGAGCCCGCTGAACGTCCAGGTCTACGTCGAGAACATCGTCTCGGCCTTCAGCGACCTCGACCCCGACGGGGCCGACGACTACGCCGCGAACGGCGCCGCCTACGCGGCCGAACTGCAGCAGATCCACGACGAGCTCGTCGCCGACCTCGCGACGGTGCCCGAGAGTCAGCGCGCGCTCGTCACGTGCGAGGGAGCCTTCTCGTACCTGGCGCGCGACGCCGGGCTCACCGAGGCCTACATCTGGCCGGTCAACGCCGAGCAGCAGGCCACCCCGCAGCAGATCCGCCGGACGATCGAGTTCGTCGACGACAACGATGTGCCCGCGGTCTTCTGCGAGTCGACGGTGTCGGACCGGCCGATGCAGCAGGTCGTCGAGGCCACCGGCGCCACGTTCGGCGGCATCCTGTACGTCGACTCGCTCTCGGAGTCGGGCGGACCGGTGCCGACCTACCTCGACCTGCTGCGCCACGACGTCGACACCATCACCACCGCTCTGCTCGGGGATGCGTCGTGA
- a CDS encoding universal stress protein has product MNDVILGVTDAPATRAREWAMLRARARGAEVRELLIAPSRDDVDEAVAATAGAEILVLPAEHGHSYRGILARSHCPVAVVPERADDDVDRHGVLVGVDASEVSEHALAFAAAEAARIGEPLIALAAWEPVSVGTEPGMDLWTGPMPVDLTEATAGMLERMLEPVRAAHPQVTVQTRIDVGDASAVIEEASRSAVLTVVGSHGRTGLSRLLLGSVSEHVVAHVASPTVIVR; this is encoded by the coding sequence ATGAACGATGTCATCCTCGGTGTGACCGATGCGCCGGCGACCCGTGCCCGGGAGTGGGCGATGCTGCGGGCACGAGCCCGCGGGGCGGAGGTGCGCGAGCTGCTCATCGCACCCTCGCGGGACGACGTCGACGAGGCGGTCGCGGCGACCGCCGGGGCCGAGATCCTCGTGCTGCCCGCCGAGCACGGGCACTCGTACCGCGGCATCCTCGCCCGTTCCCACTGCCCCGTCGCCGTCGTCCCCGAGCGCGCCGACGACGACGTCGACCGCCACGGTGTGCTCGTGGGGGTGGATGCGTCGGAGGTCTCGGAGCATGCCCTCGCCTTCGCCGCCGCCGAGGCGGCGCGCATCGGCGAGCCGCTGATCGCGCTCGCGGCGTGGGAGCCGGTGTCGGTGGGAACCGAACCGGGCATGGACCTGTGGACGGGGCCGATGCCGGTGGACCTGACCGAGGCGACGGCCGGGATGCTGGAGCGCATGCTCGAGCCGGTGCGGGCTGCGCACCCGCAGGTGACGGTGCAGACGCGGATCGACGTGGGCGACGCCTCCGCGGTCATCGAGGAGGCCTCGCGCTCGGCGGTGCTGACCGTGGTCGGGTCGCACGGCCGCACGGGCCTGTCGCGGCTGCTGCTCGGGTCGGTCAGCGAGCACGTCGTGGCCCACGTCGCCTCGCCCACCGTGATCGTCCGGTGA
- a CDS encoding fructose 1,6-bisphosphatase, translating to MPSRRPSVLRTAVVAGGLALSLVALGGCAQLTDMIDSVQGEPVSAVPAPAPSQSPAMAFNSQFTYDGSVALSSDVAQDLELRLDVWAQNPKRTQEWTADAEKTFGFAVNVHDNRVDEKSVLSEKRRVFISSISITSQTAQTSGQVQNPFQFSADPRTLVPTDTIRSDRGLLLNSFQGGLYVPETVVHGLPADTYGMTLEFAMTVWVEGNANDEASFTQQTVYQYLPVAIFTDAQAQAAAPAPSATP from the coding sequence CGCGCCGTCCCTCCGTCCTCCGCACCGCCGTCGTCGCGGGCGGGCTCGCCCTCTCGCTCGTCGCTCTCGGAGGCTGCGCGCAGCTGACCGACATGATCGACTCCGTCCAGGGCGAGCCGGTCTCGGCGGTGCCGGCACCCGCCCCGTCGCAGTCGCCGGCGATGGCCTTCAACTCGCAGTTCACCTACGACGGGTCGGTGGCGCTGTCCTCCGACGTGGCCCAGGACCTCGAGCTGCGATTGGACGTCTGGGCACAGAACCCCAAGCGCACGCAGGAGTGGACCGCCGACGCCGAGAAGACCTTCGGTTTCGCCGTCAACGTGCACGACAACCGTGTCGACGAGAAGTCGGTTCTGTCGGAGAAGCGGCGCGTGTTCATCTCGTCGATCTCGATCACCTCGCAGACGGCGCAGACCTCCGGCCAGGTGCAGAACCCCTTCCAGTTCAGCGCCGACCCCCGCACGCTCGTTCCCACCGACACCATCCGCTCCGATCGCGGACTCCTGCTCAACAGCTTCCAGGGCGGGCTGTACGTGCCCGAGACCGTCGTCCACGGCCTCCCCGCCGACACCTACGGGATGACGCTCGAGTTCGCGATGACGGTGTGGGTCGAGGGGAACGCCAACGACGAGGCCAGCTTCACCCAGCAGACGGTGTACCAGTACCTGCCCGTCGCCATCTTCACCGACGCCCAGGCCCAGGCGGCAGCACCCGCGCCGAGCGCGACCCCGTGA
- a CDS encoding glycosyltransferase family 2 protein, translating into MTQTPYTATPAFAHPAAAAAPAELQRAEHFDAPFSDDFESVLENATVHRSTIGCVIPAYNEEESIAGVIEGLLSQSRVPDVIHVIANNTSDNTVKIAAGYAGPHEVTTELGTQFTEVFVHDIGKNPDKKVGALNYGYSLVEGYDYLLGVDGDTIADSRAVEYLESEAVGDSRIGGISAIYSIDDRPIKGTIAKFLIAGQRTQFAAFNMQNLLRGRNMAVLGGQFSIFSTNALRDAMKANHQSTPWVKDSEVEDSLLSLQIKSAGYLTKISPYARANVGGMTTLKGYDAQQVKWTYGAIELMWPGQRGDTKGQPFHPNLRLRWFENFGMLTNLFVRVAFLILLAGSLSISAFVFSPLWLIPPVVAIALNLRMALSIKDRNRRDILFALLVFPAEAFMWVRLGHFMRSWSRFLSKKKVDNWAMQAKAESGGGSIGHWMPMLILVAVLLAMAVVWNLIGPVAQSSILWIGWPIVGVVTVLQTLLMFTKLVRRQNGYQV; encoded by the coding sequence ATGACCCAGACGCCGTACACCGCGACACCGGCGTTCGCGCACCCCGCCGCCGCCGCAGCGCCGGCGGAGCTCCAGCGAGCCGAGCACTTCGACGCGCCCTTCAGCGACGACTTCGAGTCGGTCCTCGAGAACGCGACGGTCCACCGCTCCACGATCGGCTGCGTCATCCCCGCCTACAACGAGGAGGAGTCGATCGCCGGCGTGATCGAAGGCCTCCTCAGCCAGTCGCGTGTGCCCGACGTCATCCACGTCATCGCCAACAACACCTCGGACAACACGGTGAAGATCGCCGCCGGCTACGCGGGACCCCACGAGGTCACCACCGAGCTGGGCACGCAGTTCACCGAAGTGTTCGTCCACGACATCGGAAAGAACCCCGACAAGAAGGTCGGTGCGCTCAACTACGGCTACTCGCTCGTCGAGGGCTATGACTACCTGCTCGGTGTCGACGGCGACACGATCGCCGATTCCCGCGCCGTCGAGTACCTCGAGTCCGAGGCCGTCGGCGACTCGCGCATCGGCGGCATCTCGGCCATCTACTCGATCGACGACCGGCCCATCAAGGGCACCATCGCGAAGTTCCTCATCGCCGGCCAGCGCACCCAGTTCGCCGCCTTCAACATGCAGAACCTGCTGCGCGGGCGAAACATGGCCGTCCTCGGCGGGCAGTTCTCGATCTTCTCCACCAACGCCCTCCGCGACGCGATGAAGGCGAACCACCAGTCGACCCCGTGGGTCAAGGACTCCGAGGTCGAGGACTCGCTGCTGTCGCTGCAGATCAAGAGCGCCGGCTACCTGACCAAGATCAGCCCGTACGCCCGCGCCAACGTGGGCGGTATGACCACCCTGAAGGGTTACGACGCCCAGCAGGTGAAGTGGACCTACGGCGCCATCGAGCTGATGTGGCCGGGCCAGCGCGGCGACACGAAGGGACAGCCGTTCCACCCGAACCTGCGCCTGCGGTGGTTCGAGAACTTCGGCATGCTCACGAACCTGTTCGTGCGCGTGGCCTTCCTCATCCTGCTCGCCGGGTCGCTCTCGATCAGCGCCTTCGTGTTCTCGCCGCTGTGGTTGATCCCGCCGGTGGTCGCGATCGCGCTGAACCTGCGCATGGCGCTCAGCATCAAGGACCGCAACCGGCGCGACATCCTCTTCGCTCTGCTGGTCTTCCCGGCCGAGGCGTTCATGTGGGTCCGGCTCGGTCACTTCATGCGCTCGTGGTCGCGCTTCCTCTCGAAGAAGAAGGTCGACAACTGGGCCATGCAGGCCAAGGCCGAAAGCGGCGGCGGCAGCATCGGGCACTGGATGCCGATGCTCATCCTCGTCGCCGTGCTGCTGGCCATGGCGGTCGTCTGGAACCTGATCGGACCGGTCGCGCAGTCGTCGATCCTGTGGATCGGCTGGCCGATCGTCGGCGTCGTGACGGTGCTCCAGACGCTGCTGATGTTCACCAAGCTGGTGCGTCGTCAGAACGGCTACCAGGTCTGA
- a CDS encoding metal ABC transporter permease → MSLLDILLEPLQYEFMLRALSATAIAAIVCALLSCWLVLIGWSLMGDAVSHAVLPGVVLAYVLGAPFALGALVFGVIAVALIGIIRGTSRVKEDAAIGIVFTTLFALGLVLISVTPSQTDLNHILFGNVLGVSSSDLVQIAVLAAVALAVLLVKRRDLTLFAFDPIHTFAVGLSPRVLSGLLLGVLALTAVVALQVVGVVLVVAMLIIPGATAHLLTDRFGRMLVIAPTLSAVSSLVGIYLSYWIDASSGGLVVLVQGIVFAAVYLFSPRHGLIGRRIASRKPVAESATGD, encoded by the coding sequence ATGAGCCTCCTCGACATCCTGCTCGAGCCCCTGCAGTACGAGTTCATGCTGCGGGCGCTGTCGGCCACCGCCATCGCCGCGATCGTGTGCGCGCTGCTGTCGTGCTGGCTCGTGCTCATCGGCTGGTCGTTGATGGGCGACGCCGTCAGCCACGCGGTGCTCCCGGGGGTCGTGCTCGCCTACGTCCTGGGAGCGCCGTTCGCCCTCGGCGCGCTCGTGTTCGGCGTCATCGCCGTCGCGCTCATCGGCATCATCCGCGGGACGAGCCGGGTCAAGGAGGACGCCGCCATCGGCATCGTCTTCACGACGCTGTTCGCGCTCGGGCTCGTGCTGATCTCGGTGACACCCAGTCAGACCGATCTCAACCACATCCTGTTCGGCAATGTGCTGGGCGTCTCATCGAGCGACCTCGTCCAGATCGCCGTGCTCGCCGCGGTCGCCCTCGCGGTCCTCCTCGTCAAACGCCGCGACCTGACGCTGTTCGCCTTCGACCCGATCCACACCTTCGCGGTCGGCCTCTCGCCGCGCGTGCTGTCGGGACTGCTGCTGGGCGTGCTGGCCCTGACCGCCGTGGTCGCGCTGCAGGTCGTCGGGGTGGTCCTGGTCGTGGCGATGCTCATCATCCCGGGCGCGACGGCGCACCTGCTCACCGACCGGTTCGGGCGCATGCTCGTCATCGCTCCGACACTGTCGGCGGTGTCGTCCCTCGTCGGCATCTATCTCAGCTACTGGATCGACGCGTCGTCCGGCGGCCTGGTCGTGCTGGTGCAGGGCATCGTCTTCGCCGCGGTGTACCTCTTCAGCCCGCGGCACGGCCTCATCGGGCGTCGGATCGCGTCGCGCAAGCCCGTCGCCGAATCCGCCACGGGTGATTAG
- a CDS encoding response regulator transcription factor, producing MTPEQLKTAVIVEDDPDIRHLLVEVLEAAGFSTVSVGNGIDGIQAVLSYRPLLTTLDVNMPGIDGFEAARRIRAQSDTYIIMLTGLSEEADVVLGLGAGADEYIVKPFRPREFRARVDALLRRPRAAAPQQHAPRQDSVGPSFPGARPAGSPAPTAAPGSPLSYEEYIAQFPDAAPPAAAPAPQPQPSPQPVYAPPQQQPQAPQQPIIVHRASDAVAIVPAPSSGSELVVHQPAGEIVTTGGEQWLTHRDLQVDTDTRLAYVAGRELELTRTEFDLLSTLMASKRRVRSKADLTLVLRGESYVTSYFVGEADKRAIEAHMTNLRRKLSDNPTTPRYIETVRGVGYRMTSETAAPA from the coding sequence ATGACGCCGGAGCAGCTGAAGACCGCGGTCATCGTCGAAGACGACCCGGACATCCGGCATCTGCTCGTGGAGGTGCTCGAGGCCGCGGGGTTCTCGACCGTCTCTGTCGGCAACGGGATCGACGGCATCCAGGCGGTGCTCTCGTACCGTCCGCTGCTGACGACCCTCGACGTCAACATGCCCGGCATCGACGGGTTCGAGGCGGCACGCCGCATCCGAGCTCAGAGCGACACCTACATCATCATGCTCACGGGGCTCTCCGAGGAGGCCGACGTGGTGCTGGGTCTGGGCGCCGGCGCCGACGAGTACATCGTCAAGCCGTTCCGCCCCCGCGAGTTCCGCGCGCGCGTCGACGCGCTGCTGCGCCGCCCGCGTGCCGCGGCGCCGCAGCAGCACGCTCCCCGGCAGGACTCCGTCGGCCCCTCGTTCCCCGGAGCCCGTCCGGCGGGCAGTCCGGCACCGACCGCCGCACCCGGATCGCCGCTGTCGTACGAGGAGTACATCGCGCAGTTCCCGGATGCCGCACCGCCGGCCGCCGCTCCGGCGCCGCAGCCCCAGCCGTCGCCGCAGCCGGTCTACGCGCCGCCGCAGCAGCAGCCGCAGGCGCCGCAGCAGCCGATCATCGTCCACCGCGCCTCCGACGCGGTCGCGATCGTACCCGCACCTTCATCGGGCTCCGAGCTCGTCGTGCACCAGCCCGCGGGCGAGATCGTCACCACCGGCGGCGAGCAGTGGCTGACCCATCGCGACCTGCAGGTCGACACCGACACCCGTCTCGCCTACGTCGCCGGCCGTGAGCTCGAGCTCACCCGCACCGAGTTCGACCTGCTGTCGACGCTCATGGCGTCGAAGCGACGCGTGCGCTCGAAGGCCGACCTCACCCTCGTCCTGCGCGGTGAGTCGTATGTCACCAGCTACTTCGTCGGCGAGGCCGACAAGCGCGCCATCGAGGCGCACATGACGAACCTCCGCCGCAAGCTCAGCGACAACCCCACGACGCCCCGCTACATCGAGACGGTGCGCGGCGTCGGCTACCGCATGACGTCCGAGACGGCCGCCCCGGCCTGA
- a CDS encoding metal ABC transporter ATP-binding protein translates to MTAPTGIDVDGVSVRYGDIVALDDVRLTVAPGRVTALIGMNGSGKSTLFKTIIGMVRPAAGAVTVDGHPPTAARRRGVVGYVPQSEDVDWTFPVSVRDVVMMGRYGHLGITRRPRPADHRAVDEALARVELGDLADRQIGRLSGGQRKRAFVARGIAQDAHVLLLDEPFAGVDKRSEATIVRLLRELARDGRTILVSTHDLHALPSLADEAVLLLRRVVFHGSVTEALRPDVLARAFGLDPGHRLDATSPEGEA, encoded by the coding sequence GTGACCGCTCCGACCGGTATCGACGTCGACGGGGTCTCCGTGCGATACGGCGACATCGTCGCCCTCGACGACGTCCGCCTCACGGTCGCCCCTGGACGCGTCACCGCCCTCATCGGCATGAACGGGTCGGGCAAATCGACCCTGTTCAAGACGATCATCGGCATGGTCCGACCCGCCGCCGGCGCTGTCACCGTCGACGGGCACCCGCCCACCGCCGCCCGTCGCCGCGGCGTCGTGGGCTACGTGCCCCAGAGCGAGGACGTCGACTGGACGTTCCCGGTGTCGGTCCGCGACGTCGTGATGATGGGCCGCTACGGCCACCTCGGGATCACGCGACGTCCGCGCCCGGCCGATCACCGTGCTGTGGACGAGGCGCTCGCCCGGGTCGAGCTCGGCGACCTCGCCGACCGCCAGATCGGACGCCTGTCGGGCGGTCAGCGCAAGCGCGCGTTCGTGGCGCGCGGCATCGCCCAGGATGCCCACGTGCTGCTGCTGGACGAACCGTTCGCCGGCGTCGACAAACGCTCCGAGGCCACGATCGTCCGCCTGCTCCGTGAGCTGGCCCGGGACGGCCGCACCATCCTGGTCTCCACGCACGACCTGCACGCCCTGCCCTCGCTCGCCGACGAGGCGGTGCTGCTGCTGCGCCGAGTGGTGTTCCACGGCTCCGTGACCGAAGCGCTGCGTCCCGACGTCCTCGCCCGCGCGTTCGGCCTCGACCCCGGCCACCGCCTCGACGCGACGTCCCCGGAGGGCGAGGCATGA
- a CDS encoding Gfo/Idh/MocA family protein, which yields MSVSFAIVGSGWRSEFFLRIAAALPERFRVAGLVTRSAETAADVRRRWGIPAFVDLDALLAADRPDFVVVSVPRDVAPGMIVDLVERGVPVLTETPPAGDADDLVALWERVARPGAPTVQVAEQYHLSPLLAAQLAVARSGRLGRPTQALVAQCHDYHGVSVMRRALGVGADDVEVTASVFRSPLVVGPGRDGDPTEERTVTATQTTARFAFDDRLGVYDFAGEQYFSWIRGNRLLIRGERGEIENLEVRHLRRFDEPVFDSLRRVMTGEGGNLEGMFLRGILLGDEWMFRNPFPPARLNDDEIAIARMLDAMPRAIGGGAPVYSLAEASQDHYLALLMQRAAATGETVRSSRQPWADAVDAAGELHGGPSGG from the coding sequence ATGAGCGTCTCCTTCGCAATCGTCGGCAGCGGCTGGCGCAGCGAGTTCTTCCTCCGCATCGCCGCCGCCCTTCCGGAGCGGTTCCGCGTTGCCGGGCTCGTCACCCGCAGCGCCGAGACCGCCGCCGATGTGCGACGCCGCTGGGGCATCCCCGCCTTCGTCGACCTCGACGCTCTGCTGGCCGCGGATCGGCCCGATTTCGTCGTGGTCTCGGTGCCCCGCGACGTCGCACCCGGGATGATCGTCGACCTCGTCGAACGGGGCGTGCCGGTGCTCACCGAGACCCCGCCCGCCGGCGACGCGGACGATCTCGTCGCGCTGTGGGAACGCGTGGCGCGTCCCGGCGCGCCCACGGTGCAGGTCGCCGAGCAGTACCACCTGTCGCCGCTGCTCGCGGCGCAGCTGGCAGTCGCGCGATCCGGGCGACTCGGCCGCCCGACGCAGGCGCTCGTCGCGCAGTGTCACGACTATCACGGCGTGAGCGTGATGCGCCGGGCCCTGGGGGTGGGCGCCGACGACGTCGAGGTGACGGCATCCGTCTTCCGCTCACCGCTCGTCGTGGGCCCCGGCCGCGACGGCGACCCGACCGAGGAGCGCACGGTCACCGCGACGCAGACCACGGCCCGTTTCGCCTTCGACGACCGACTGGGGGTCTACGACTTCGCCGGCGAGCAGTACTTCTCGTGGATCCGCGGCAACCGCCTGCTCATCCGCGGCGAACGCGGCGAGATCGAGAACCTCGAGGTGCGCCACCTCCGCCGTTTCGACGAGCCCGTGTTCGACTCGCTGCGACGCGTGATGACCGGAGAGGGAGGCAACCTGGAGGGCATGTTCCTGCGCGGCATCCTGCTCGGCGACGAGTGGATGTTCCGCAACCCCTTCCCGCCCGCCCGGCTGAACGACGACGAGATCGCCATCGCCCGCATGCTCGACGCGATGCCGCGGGCGATCGGCGGTGGAGCGCCGGTGTACTCCCTCGCCGAGGCGAGCCAGGATCACTACCTCGCACTCCTCATGCAGCGCGCCGCCGCGACCGGCGAGACCGTGCGTTCCTCGCGACAGCCGTGGGCGGATGCCGTGGACGCGGCGGGAGAATTGCACGGAGGGCCATCCGGCGGGTAA